From Rhodovastum atsumiense, a single genomic window includes:
- the pqqC gene encoding pyrroloquinoline-quinone synthase PqqC gives MTRLLTPDELESRLRELGAARYHNLHPFHRMLHSGRSSKAQVQAWALNRYYYQSMIPLKDASLIGRCEDPVLRREWRRRLEDHDGTDTHPGGIERWLKLTDGLGLARELVTSTRALLPTTRFAVQAYVHFVRERSLLEAVASCLTEMFSPQIISERMEGMLAHYDYITPETLSYFAKRPPQARRDAHFALDYVKRHARTPEQQQAVIDTLTFKCDVLWSMLDALHHAYVSPGLIPPGAFVPEG, from the coding sequence ATGACCCGTCTGCTCACGCCTGACGAACTGGAATCCCGCCTGCGCGAGCTGGGAGCAGCGCGCTATCACAACCTGCACCCCTTCCACCGCATGCTGCACAGCGGGCGCAGCAGCAAGGCCCAGGTTCAGGCCTGGGCCCTCAATCGCTACTACTACCAGTCGATGATTCCGCTGAAGGATGCTTCGCTGATAGGACGCTGCGAGGACCCGGTGCTGCGACGGGAATGGCGCAGGCGCCTGGAGGACCATGACGGCACCGACACGCATCCAGGCGGAATCGAGCGCTGGCTGAAGCTGACCGACGGTCTCGGCCTCGCCCGGGAGCTGGTGACCTCGACACGTGCCCTGCTGCCCACGACCCGCTTCGCGGTGCAGGCCTATGTCCATTTCGTGCGCGAGCGCAGCCTGCTGGAAGCAGTGGCCTCCTGCCTGACCGAGATGTTCTCGCCACAGATCATCTCCGAGCGGATGGAAGGCATGCTGGCGCATTACGACTACATCACGCCGGAAACCCTGTCTTACTTCGCCAAGCGCCCACCGCAGGCCCGGCGCGACGCGCATTTCGCGCTCGATTACGTGAAGCGACATGCGCGCACCCCCGAACAGCAACAGGCCGTGATCGACACGCTGACCTTCAAGTGCGACGTGCTGTGGAGCATGCTGGACGCGCTGCATCACGCCTATGTCTCGCCCGGCCTGATACCGCCAGGCGCCTTCGTGCCGGAGGGCTGA
- the pqqE gene encoding pyrroloquinoline quinone biosynthesis protein PqqE, whose amino-acid sequence MTAAPPPALPAPLGLLAELTHRCPLACPYCSNPTALEPQAGELTAGEWARVFTEAAGLGVLQVHLSGGEPAARRDLVEIAGAAHAAGLYTNLITSAVGLDATRLDRLRGVGLDHVQISLQDVDAGSADHIADYPGAHRRKLTLAHRVVELGLALTVNAVIHRANIGNLAGLVGLAASLGAGRIEIAHAQYHGWALRNRAALMPTWAQVEQAMASLAQLRVQYEGRLAIDLVVPDYYARWPKPCMGGWGRRSLNVTPSGRVLPCHAAETIPGLEFWSVRERPLAEIWERSPAFQAFRGTDWMPEPCRSCDRREIDFGGCRCQALAITGDAAATDPACERSPDHALMRLLAGQDSTGGTPHYDWRGRAAAPVPAR is encoded by the coding sequence ATGACCGCCGCCCCGCCGCCGGCGCTTCCGGCTCCGCTTGGCCTGCTCGCCGAGCTGACACATCGTTGCCCGCTGGCCTGCCCCTACTGCTCGAATCCAACGGCGCTCGAGCCACAGGCAGGGGAGTTGACGGCGGGAGAGTGGGCGCGCGTGTTCACCGAGGCCGCCGGGCTCGGCGTGCTGCAGGTGCACCTCTCCGGCGGCGAGCCCGCCGCCCGGCGTGACCTGGTGGAGATCGCCGGCGCGGCACACGCGGCCGGGCTCTACACCAACCTTATCACCTCGGCGGTCGGGCTCGACGCCACACGGCTTGACCGGCTGCGGGGCGTCGGCCTCGACCACGTGCAAATCTCGCTGCAGGACGTCGATGCCGGCAGCGCGGATCATATCGCCGACTACCCGGGCGCCCATCGCCGCAAGCTGACGCTGGCCCATCGCGTGGTGGAGCTGGGCCTGGCCCTGACGGTGAACGCGGTGATCCATCGCGCCAATATCGGAAACCTGGCTGGCCTGGTCGGCCTGGCGGCTTCGCTCGGCGCCGGCCGCATCGAGATCGCCCATGCGCAGTATCATGGCTGGGCCCTGCGCAATCGTGCCGCCCTGATGCCGACATGGGCACAGGTCGAGCAGGCGATGGCGAGCCTCGCGCAGTTGCGGGTGCAGTACGAGGGCCGGCTGGCCATCGACCTTGTGGTCCCTGATTACTACGCACGCTGGCCCAAGCCCTGCATGGGCGGGTGGGGACGCCGCTCCCTGAATGTCACCCCCTCCGGACGCGTGCTGCCCTGCCATGCCGCCGAGACCATCCCGGGTCTGGAATTCTGGTCGGTGCGCGAGCGACCCCTTGCGGAAATCTGGGAGCGGTCGCCGGCATTCCAGGCATTCCGCGGCACTGACTGGATGCCTGAGCCCTGCCGTTCCTGTGACCGGCGGGAGATCGATTTCGGCGGTTGCCGCTGCCAGGCCCTGGCGATTACCGGCGATGCCGCCGCGACCGACCCGGCCTGCGAGCGCTCCCCCGACCATGCGCTGATGCGGCTTCTGGCCGGGCAGGATTCGACAGGCGGGACCCCGCACTATGACTGGCGGGGGCGTGCGGCTGCTCCCGTTCCGGCTCGCTGA
- the pqqB gene encoding pyrroloquinoline quinone biosynthesis protein PqqB, giving the protein MGEQTATLTALVLGAAAGGGFPQWNCACRLCCLARAGDARVRPATQAGMAVTANGRNWVLIGASPDLRQQLTATPSLAPRGDGRDTPITAVLLISADIDGIAGLLTLRESQAFDIYAPPAILEVLGSNRVFDVLDPSLVRRIPLPPHTSVACAGITMTVLPMPGKVPLYLEDRQASQPEPGPTYAVRLDAAGRRIVVAPACAEITGPVRAALRDTDALFFDGTLFTDDEMISAGVGVKTGQRMGHVCIDGEAGSLSRLRDLPGRRIFYHINNTNPILLADSPERRMAEAAGFEIAYDGMQVQI; this is encoded by the coding sequence ATGGGTGAGCAGACCGCGACACTGACGGCTTTGGTCCTTGGCGCGGCAGCCGGCGGCGGGTTCCCGCAATGGAACTGTGCCTGCCGGCTTTGCTGTCTGGCCAGGGCCGGGGATGCACGGGTCCGGCCCGCGACCCAGGCCGGCATGGCCGTGACGGCAAATGGCAGGAACTGGGTGCTGATCGGTGCGTCACCGGATCTGCGGCAGCAGTTGACTGCCACACCGTCACTGGCGCCACGGGGCGACGGGCGTGACACTCCGATTACAGCCGTGCTGCTGATCAGCGCTGATATTGACGGCATCGCCGGGTTGCTGACACTGCGGGAAAGCCAGGCCTTCGACATCTACGCCCCCCCTGCCATCCTCGAGGTGCTGGGGAGCAATCGGGTCTTCGATGTGCTGGATCCCAGTCTGGTGCGACGCATTCCGCTGCCGCCGCATACGTCTGTCGCGTGCGCCGGGATCACCATGACGGTGCTGCCGATGCCAGGGAAAGTCCCGCTCTACCTGGAAGATCGCCAGGCGAGCCAGCCAGAGCCGGGACCGACCTATGCCGTGCGGCTCGACGCCGCCGGACGGCGCATCGTCGTCGCCCCGGCCTGTGCCGAAATTACCGGGCCGGTGCGGGCGGCGCTGCGCGACACCGATGCTCTGTTCTTCGACGGCACGCTGTTCACCGATGACGAGATGATCTCCGCCGGCGTCGGCGTGAAGACCGGGCAACGGATGGGCCATGTCTGCATCGACGGCGAAGCGGGTTCCTTGTCCCGCCTGCGCGACCTGCCGGGGCGGCGCATCTTCTATCACATCAACAACACCAACCCGATCCTGCTGGCCGATTCGCCGGAGCGGCGAATGGCCGAAGCCGCCGGTTTTGAAATCGCATATGACGGAATGCAGGTTCAGATATGA
- a CDS encoding ABC transporter permease, giving the protein MTSHEHIPPRGFRTGQYMICLRGIIWREALRFLQQRGRFVSALVRPLVWLFIFAAGFRQILGVSIIPPYQTYVLYEVYVTPGLIAMIQLFNGMQSSLSMVYDREMGHMRMLLVSPFPRWFLLSGRLLASTVVSILQAYVFLAIAWAWEIEPPLPGYITVLPALALSGVMLGAMGMLLSSMIRQLENFAGVMNFVIFPMFFASSALYPLWLVQQSSPVVHLICRINPFTYAVELIRFALYVEVDWLSLAVVMGITVVFTTGAILAYDPARGLIARRSGGDA; this is encoded by the coding sequence ATGACCTCCCATGAACACATCCCCCCGCGTGGCTTCCGCACTGGCCAGTACATGATCTGCCTGCGCGGCATCATCTGGCGGGAGGCGCTGCGCTTCCTGCAGCAGCGGGGGCGCTTCGTCTCGGCACTGGTGCGGCCACTGGTATGGCTGTTCATCTTTGCCGCCGGATTCCGACAGATCCTCGGCGTGTCCATTATCCCGCCGTACCAGACCTATGTGCTGTACGAGGTCTACGTCACCCCCGGGCTGATCGCGATGATCCAGCTCTTCAATGGCATGCAGTCCTCGCTGTCGATGGTCTATGACCGGGAGATGGGCCATATGCGCATGCTGCTGGTGAGCCCGTTTCCACGCTGGTTCCTGCTGAGCGGCAGGTTGCTGGCCAGCACCGTGGTGTCGATCCTGCAGGCCTATGTCTTCCTGGCCATCGCCTGGGCCTGGGAGATCGAGCCGCCCCTGCCCGGCTATATCACGGTCCTGCCGGCCCTGGCTCTGTCCGGGGTCATGCTCGGGGCGATGGGCATGCTGTTGTCCTCGATGATCCGGCAGCTCGAGAACTTCGCAGGGGTCATGAACTTCGTCATCTTCCCGATGTTCTTCGCCTCCTCGGCGCTCTATCCGCTCTGGCTGGTGCAGCAATCGAGCCCGGTGGTGCACCTGATCTGCCGGATCAATCCCTTCACCTATGCGGTCGAATTGATTCGCTTCGCCCTGTACGTGGAAGTGGACTGGCTGTCGCTGGCGGTCGTGATGGGAATAACCGTCGTATTCACCACCGGCGCCATCCTGGCCTATGACCCCGCGCGCGGGCTGATCGCACGCCGCAGCGGAGGCGATGCATGA
- the pqqD gene encoding pyrroloquinoline quinone biosynthesis peptide chaperone PqqD, producing the protein MSVDLPDRPRLAPGVRLHFDRTRNAWVLLGPERVIEAEGPASEILQRCDGSRSIGQIIDELAGLYAAEREVIAADVCDLLADLASRRLLAP; encoded by the coding sequence GTGTCCGTCGACCTGCCCGACCGTCCCCGCCTCGCCCCCGGCGTGCGCCTGCATTTCGACCGCACGCGCAATGCCTGGGTGCTGCTCGGCCCCGAACGCGTCATCGAAGCGGAAGGTCCGGCCAGCGAGATCCTGCAACGCTGCGACGGCAGCCGCAGCATCGGCCAGATCATCGACGAGCTCGCCGGGCTTTATGCGGCCGAGCGCGAGGTGATCGCGGCGGATGTGTGCGACCTGCTCGCCGATCTCGCCAGCCGCCGCCTGCTGGCGCCATGA
- the xoxF5 gene encoding lanthanide-dependent methanol dehydrogenase XoxF5 gives MKLQANPANVIMPTITYDNQRYSALDQITPENAGRLQVAWSFSTGVLRGHEGGPLVLGDVMYVHTPFPNIVYALDLNNDGKILWKYEPKQDPNVIPIMCCDTVNRGVAYGDGKIFLHQADTGLVALDAKTGKVAWSVKTGDPGQGETGTSAPIVIKDKVYVGVSGGEFGVRGWFAAYSVADGRQVWRAFSVGPDKEVMIDPQKTTQLGKPIGADSSLKSWEGDQWKIGGGTTWGWHAYDPELNLIYYGTGNPSTWNPRQRPGDNKWSMTIFARDADTGMAKWVYQMTPHDEWDFDGVNEMILADQEINGRPRKLLVHFDRNGFAYTLDRINGELLVAEKYDPAVNWATKVDMDRNSPTYGRPLVVPKYSTAQNGEDTNTTGICPAALGTKDQQPAAYSPVTGLFYVPTNHVCMDYEPFRVAYTAGQPYVGATLSMYPPPGSSNMGNFIAWDARAGKIVWSLPEPFSVWSGALATKGGVVFYGTLEGYLKAVDASTGKELYRFKTPSGIIGNVISYEHGGRQYVAVLSGVGGWAGIGLAAGLTDPHAGLGAVGGYASLNNFTALGGTLTVFRLPAN, from the coding sequence GTGAAGCTGCAGGCCAACCCGGCCAATGTGATCATGCCGACGATCACCTATGACAACCAGCGTTACTCGGCCCTTGATCAGATCACCCCCGAGAACGCCGGCCGGCTGCAGGTCGCCTGGAGCTTCTCGACCGGGGTGTTGCGAGGCCATGAAGGCGGGCCGCTGGTGCTGGGGGACGTCATGTACGTGCACACCCCATTCCCCAACATCGTCTACGCGCTCGACCTGAACAACGATGGCAAGATCCTGTGGAAATACGAGCCCAAGCAGGATCCGAACGTCATCCCGATCATGTGCTGCGACACCGTCAACCGCGGCGTGGCCTACGGTGACGGCAAGATCTTCCTGCACCAGGCCGATACCGGGCTGGTCGCACTCGACGCCAAGACCGGCAAGGTTGCCTGGTCGGTGAAGACCGGTGATCCGGGCCAGGGGGAGACCGGCACCTCGGCGCCGATCGTGATCAAGGACAAGGTCTATGTCGGCGTCTCCGGCGGCGAGTTCGGCGTGCGCGGCTGGTTCGCCGCCTATTCGGTCGCTGACGGCAGGCAGGTCTGGCGCGCCTTTTCGGTCGGGCCAGACAAAGAGGTCATGATCGATCCGCAGAAGACCACGCAGCTTGGCAAGCCGATCGGTGCCGATTCCAGCCTGAAGAGCTGGGAAGGCGACCAGTGGAAGATCGGCGGTGGCACGACCTGGGGCTGGCATGCCTACGATCCCGAGCTCAATCTGATTTATTATGGGACCGGCAATCCCTCGACCTGGAATCCAAGACAGCGGCCCGGCGACAACAAGTGGTCGATGACCATCTTCGCCCGTGACGCCGACACCGGCATGGCCAAATGGGTCTATCAGATGACGCCGCATGACGAATGGGATTTCGACGGCGTCAACGAGATGATCCTGGCCGATCAGGAGATCAATGGCCGGCCGCGCAAGCTGCTGGTCCATTTCGATCGCAACGGCTTCGCCTACACCCTGGATCGCATCAATGGCGAATTGCTGGTGGCGGAGAAATACGACCCGGCAGTGAACTGGGCCACCAAGGTCGACATGGACCGCAACAGCCCGACCTATGGGCGCCCGTTGGTGGTACCGAAATACTCGACGGCGCAGAACGGCGAGGACACCAACACCACCGGCATCTGCCCGGCCGCCCTCGGCACCAAGGACCAGCAGCCGGCCGCCTACTCCCCGGTCACCGGCCTGTTCTACGTGCCCACCAACCACGTCTGCATGGATTACGAGCCGTTCCGGGTGGCCTACACGGCGGGACAGCCTTATGTCGGTGCGACCCTGTCGATGTATCCGCCGCCGGGCAGCAGCAACATGGGCAACTTCATCGCCTGGGATGCACGGGCCGGCAAGATCGTCTGGTCGCTGCCCGAGCCTTTCTCGGTGTGGTCGGGGGCGCTCGCCACCAAGGGCGGCGTCGTGTTCTACGGGACGCTGGAAGGCTATCTGAAGGCGGTGGACGCCAGCACCGGCAAGGAGCTGTACAGGTTCAAGACGCCGTCCGGCATCATCGGCAACGTCATCAGCTACGAGCATGGCGGCAGGCAATACGTCGCCGTCCTGTCCGGGGTCGGCGGCTGGGCCGGCATCGGACTCGCCGCTGGCCTGACCGATCCACATGCCGGGCTCGGTGCCGTTGGCGGCTATGCGTCGCTGAACAATTTCACCGCGCTGGGCGGCACGCTCACGGTGTTCAGGCTGCCGGCCAACTGA
- a CDS encoding c-type cytochrome, methanol metabolism-related translates to MAASLLAGTPLAKAEPPGDPTPIRSDDGKYVDKNGNPTYQIGKGGEVDWYTYSGFVRYSAECLRCHGPDGMGSSYGPALVESLKRLGYSDFFSTVAGGKQDVNAAQTLVMPALGGDRNVMCYVDSIYVYLRARADGALGRGRPAQHAPKPASYVKAENECMG, encoded by the coding sequence TTGGCCGCTTCCCTTCTGGCAGGCACGCCCCTGGCCAAGGCCGAGCCGCCGGGCGATCCGACCCCGATACGGTCGGATGACGGCAAATACGTCGACAAGAACGGCAACCCGACCTACCAGATCGGCAAGGGCGGCGAGGTCGATTGGTACACCTATTCCGGCTTCGTCCGCTATTCGGCCGAATGCCTGCGGTGTCACGGCCCCGATGGCATGGGATCGAGCTATGGCCCCGCCTTGGTGGAATCGCTGAAGCGGCTTGGCTACTCTGACTTCTTCTCGACCGTTGCCGGTGGCAAGCAGGACGTGAACGCGGCCCAGACACTGGTGATGCCCGCGCTTGGCGGCGATCGCAACGTGATGTGCTACGTCGATTCCATCTACGTGTATCTGCGCGCCCGCGCCGATGGTGCGCTGGGGCGCGGCCGACCGGCCCAGCATGCCCCGAAGCCCGCAAGCTACGTGAAGGCGGAGAACGAATGCATGGGATGA
- the pqqA gene encoding pyrroloquinoline quinone precursor peptide PqqA, whose translation MGKNRNWSFFPRSVSFWTGSSGTATLSHAQAFRNQHASTPSITTGQKAEETSIMTWTRPKLREICIGMEINGYLPGQL comes from the coding sequence ATGGGGAAGAACAGAAACTGGTCCTTCTTCCCGCGTTCAGTCAGCTTCTGGACGGGATCATCCGGCACTGCTACGCTTTCGCACGCGCAGGCGTTCCGCAACCAGCATGCGTCAACACCGTCCATAACAACAGGCCAAAAGGCAGAGGAGACCTCCATCATGACCTGGACGCGTCCGAAACTCCGCGAGATCTGCATCGGCATGGAGATCAACGGCTATCTGCCCGGGCAGCTCTGA